CGACTCCTCAGGCGCCGCCCTCGGACTCCCACAGGGTCTCCAGCGCCCTGGTGGGCCCGCCCAGCGAGCGCACATGCTCCAGCGCGGCACCCACGAACGCCCGCAGCCGGCCCGTCTCGTGGTCGGTGGGCCAGATGAACGCGTACTCGATGCGGGGGGCATCACTGAACGGCCGGAACACCAGGCCGGGGCGTGCGTAGTACCGCACGCCCGCCGCAGCGACCGGCGTCACCCCCTTGCCCGCGAGGACCAGCGACAGCGCGTCCTCCCAGTGCGTGATCGCCTGGCCGTGCGGAATGGGCCGCCCCGACGGCGTCTGCCGCGGGAAGTGATGGTCCAGCCAGTGGGCCGGCACCGGCCTCGTCACCGTCAGCAGCGTCGACTCCGCCAGATCCTCCACGCTCAGGGTCTCGCGCCGCGCGAACGGATGCGTGGACGGCATGAGCAGCACCCGCGGCTGCGACAGCAGCACCGGACCTGCCGTCAAGTCGGCCTCTGCCAGCGGGAGTTCGGTGACCTGGAGGTCGATGTCCCCGGCGCGCAGCGGCCCGTACGGGTCGGATATCTGCACCTGGCGTATCTGTACGTCCACGCCCGGATGACGGCGCGCGAACACCGCTGCGACGCTGTGCAGCAGATGGCCGGTGAACGCCCCCGAGAAGCCGATCCGCAGCGTGCCGGTGATCCCCCGGCCGGCCGCTGTGGCCTTGGCGATCTCCTCCTCGATACGGCGCTGGGCCGGGCCGATGCCGTCCCTCAGCTGCTCCCCGATGGCCGTCATCGTCACGCGCCGGCTGCTGCGCTCGAACAGCTTCGCGCCGATGCGGCGCTCGACCCGGGCGATGGTCTGGCTGACACGGCTCTGCGAGACACCCACACGTTCGGCGGTCCGGCCGAAGTGCAGTTCCTCCGCCAGCGTCAGAAAGATCTCGATCTCCTGGCGTTCCATGGCCTCCCCGTCCCCGGCCTCGTGCCCCTCGCCAACCCGCTCACCTCGAACCATGAGCCCGGCGAATCGATCGTTGCACAGATCGTTCTTGTTGCGCAGGTGCCCCGATTCGATGCTGGTCAGGCCCGATCGCTTACGAAAGGACCCCCCTGATGGCTGTCGCCGAGTCCTCTCCGCCGACCGAGACCGACGTCCTCGCCCCGCCACCGCCGGTCGCCGATGTCGGCCCCGCCGACAGCT
The DNA window shown above is from Streptomyces sp. NBC_01445 and carries:
- a CDS encoding LysR family transcriptional regulator, with the translated sequence MERQEIEIFLTLAEELHFGRTAERVGVSQSRVSQTIARVERRIGAKLFERSSRRVTMTAIGEQLRDGIGPAQRRIEEEIAKATAAGRGITGTLRIGFSGAFTGHLLHSVAAVFARRHPGVDVQIRQVQISDPYGPLRAGDIDLQVTELPLAEADLTAGPVLLSQPRVLLMPSTHPFARRETLSVEDLAESTLLTVTRPVPAHWLDHHFPRQTPSGRPIPHGQAITHWEDALSLVLAGKGVTPVAAAGVRYYARPGLVFRPFSDAPRIEYAFIWPTDHETGRLRAFVGAALEHVRSLGGPTRALETLWESEGGA